The Oscillospiraceae bacterium genome has a segment encoding these proteins:
- a CDS encoding TfoX/Sxy family protein gives MASDRGYLEFILEQLADLDGVRARAMMGEYILYYRDRVIGGIYDDRLLVKATPGAAAYMPSATEELPYPGAKPMLLVDNVDDRAYLCGLFDVMVDDLPAPRIRKK, from the coding sequence ATGGCATCGGATCGTGGGTATTTGGAATTTATATTGGAGCAGCTGGCGGATTTGGACGGGGTGCGCGCCCGGGCGATGATGGGGGAGTACATTCTCTATTATCGGGACAGGGTGATCGGCGGGATCTATGACGACCGCCTGCTGGTAAAGGCTACCCCCGGCGCCGCAGCCTATATGCCGTCGGCCACGGAAGAACTGCCGTATCCCGGCGCTAAGCCTATGCTGCTGGTGGACAATGTAGACGACCGCGCGTATCTTTGCGGCCTGTTTGACGTCATGGTGGACGACCTGCCCGCCCCTCGGATTAGGAAAAAATAG
- a CDS encoding sodium ion-translocating decarboxylase subunit beta — protein sequence MKQHSGNAISVSVIGGADGPTSIFVAGPGEKRALKARIRDSIYRYKRKRAEKRIVVAPHSLAETVQYAKDKYGLTEAAATDSDYIEQMRCLKENLVLRQKPELLGSLGELPEPDLTDETAVQAFLDLLEARSRKIAQLPDDAVPMDFHLYKIKMGDGLLQMGIDYIWQDLSLSYSGNRAAMRKFKKTAEDLYRFYGVSAADIQNHSARYTALVSALCS from the coding sequence ATGAAGCAGCACAGTGGAAATGCAATTTCTGTTTCTGTGATCGGCGGTGCAGATGGTCCTACAAGCATTTTTGTTGCCGGGCCGGGGGAAAAGCGCGCGCTCAAAGCCAGGATCAGGGACAGCATATATAGATATAAAAGGAAAAGAGCGGAAAAGCGGATCGTGGTTGCGCCCCATTCTCTTGCAGAAACCGTGCAGTACGCAAAAGATAAGTATGGCTTGACCGAAGCGGCTGCCACAGATAGCGACTACATAGAGCAAATGCGGTGCTTAAAAGAGAACCTGGTTTTGCGGCAGAAGCCGGAGCTTTTAGGCTCGCTGGGGGAACTGCCGGAGCCGGATCTTACGGACGAAACTGCCGTGCAGGCGTTTTTGGACCTGCTGGAAGCACGCAGTCGAAAAATCGCCCAACTGCCCGATGATGCGGTCCCTATGGATTTTCATTTGTACAAGATAAAAATGGGCGACGGTCTTCTCCAAATGGGGATCGACTACATTTGGCAGGATCTTAGCCTGTCTTATTCCGGCAATCGGGCGGCTATGCGAAAATTCAAGAAAACAGCCGAGGATTTGTACCGCTTTTACGGCGTCAGCGCAGCGGATATACAAAATCATTCTGCCAGGTACACGGCACTGGTCAGCGCGTTGTGTTCGTGA
- a CDS encoding flavodoxin family protein, which produces MEQERYSVLFSSQTGNTKILAQAIAQALPAAGCDYFGDYQGRVPSSPVLFVGFWTDKGTADAATLELLKTVKNKKIFLFGTAGFGGSAAYFQKILLRVQENLDAGNQVIGTFMCQGKMPLSVRQRYEKMKKQPNPAPNLDMLIANFDRALTHPDEQDLQRLQEAVCAVQM; this is translated from the coding sequence ATGGAGCAAGAGCGTTATTCTGTTCTATTCAGCAGTCAAACCGGCAACACAAAAATACTGGCGCAGGCCATTGCGCAAGCGCTGCCGGCAGCGGGCTGCGACTATTTTGGAGATTACCAAGGCCGTGTGCCGTCGTCGCCGGTATTGTTTGTCGGCTTTTGGACCGATAAGGGTACGGCAGATGCCGCCACCTTGGAATTGTTGAAAACCGTAAAGAACAAAAAGATTTTTTTGTTTGGTACCGCCGGATTTGGCGGAAGTGCTGCGTATTTTCAAAAAATTCTGTTGCGCGTGCAGGAAAATTTGGATGCCGGCAATCAAGTGATTGGCACATTTATGTGCCAAGGCAAAATGCCCTTGTCCGTGCGGCAACGGTATGAGAAAATGAAAAAACAACCGAATCCGGCTCCTAATTTGGATATGCTGATTGCCAATTTTGACCGTGCATTGACCCATCCGGATGAGCAGGATCTGCAACGGTTGCAAGAGGCTGTCTGCGCTGTACAAATGTAA
- a CDS encoding MarR family transcriptional regulator, producing the protein MYFRDRHKTITCCYESLMRTICNKYELTQMECDILMFLHSNPEYNTAASLVRICKYTKSHVSTSLKRLEQRGLVERQQSPTNKKHIELHLTADAQPILADGIAIQKEFAKHALAGISQKEIAVFKSVFDQICNNAEAYLQQNK; encoded by the coding sequence ATATATTTTCGAGATCGGCACAAGACCATCACCTGCTGCTATGAATCCTTGATGCGCACCATTTGCAACAAATATGAATTAACACAAATGGAATGTGACATTCTGATGTTTTTGCACAGCAATCCGGAATACAATACCGCTGCAAGCTTGGTACGGATTTGCAAGTACACCAAGTCCCATGTATCCACCTCTCTAAAGAGGCTGGAGCAACGCGGATTGGTAGAACGGCAGCAAAGCCCAACCAATAAAAAGCATATTGAACTGCATTTAACGGCTGACGCGCAGCCGATTCTTGCCGACGGCATTGCCATTCAAAAGGAATTTGCAAAGCATGCACTGGCAGGCATTTCACAAAAAGAAATCGCTGTATTTAAAAGCGTATTTGACCAAATATGTAACAACGCAGAAGCGTATTTGCAGCAAAATAAATAG
- a CDS encoding MmcQ/YjbR family DNA-binding protein, which produces MQPKELEQWISRQYGVSAEYPWAVSPENAVFRHRENKKWFALLLRVTGDKLGCPGTAPVWILNVKCDPLMIGSLCSMEGIYPAYHMNKTHWISIAMDDRVPRVLVQDLLDQSYASTAPAPRRQKKQ; this is translated from the coding sequence ATGCAACCAAAGGAATTGGAGCAATGGATAAGTAGGCAGTACGGCGTTTCGGCAGAATATCCCTGGGCGGTCAGTCCGGAGAATGCTGTGTTTCGTCATCGCGAAAATAAGAAGTGGTTTGCACTGCTGCTGCGTGTCACCGGGGATAAATTAGGATGTCCGGGTACAGCTCCGGTGTGGATCCTGAATGTAAAATGCGACCCATTGATGATCGGATCCTTGTGCAGTATGGAAGGTATTTATCCTGCGTACCATATGAATAAAACCCATTGGATCTCCATTGCGATGGACGATCGTGTGCCGCGTGTGCTGGTGCAGGATTTGCTGGATCAAAGCTATGCTTCCACTGCTCCTGCGCCAAGACGGCAAAAAAAGCAGTAA
- a CDS encoding aldo/keto reductase encodes MPQNLARKYGKTPVQILLRWNVQQGIIPIPKSKNPARLAENIAVFDFAPEGENMAALSGMDQNRRTSHDPLTFDF; translated from the coding sequence TTGCCACAGAATTTGGCACGCAAGTACGGCAAGACCCCAGTACAGATTTTGCTGCGCTGGAATGTGCAGCAGGGGATCATTCCCATTCCCAAGTCCAAGAACCCGGCGCGCCTGGCGGAGAATATTGCCGTGTTTGATTTTGCGCCGGAAGGGGAGAATATGGCGGCACTGAGCGGTATGGATCAAAACCGTCGTACCAGCCACGATCCGCTGACCTTTGATTTTTGA
- the ilvD gene encoding dihydroxy-acid dehydratase, with product MRSDLIKEGPSRAPHRSLLRALGIDDLEMKRPFVAVVNSKSDYIPGHMHLDKIAEQVKAGIRNAGGVPFEFNTIGVCDGIAMNHKGMKYSLCSRELIADSIEVMLTAHPLDAIVFIPNCDKIVPGMLLAACRLNLPCIFISGGPMLPGKSAVTGGRIGLSEQFEYVGANAVGKMSDQILESCAYTACPTCGSCSGMYTANSMNCLTETIGMSLPGSGTIPAVMSARLRLAKEAGERVMDLLKEDIKPSDIITEKAIENAMRTDMAIGCSTNTILHLTAIAHAAGHDIDLARLDAYGRKTPQICKLNPASSVFITDLNDVGGISAVMKELAKGGMINTDCLTVSGTVQDRLDAAPDADGEIIHTLEAPFSADGGIAVLTGNLAEDGAVVKKGAVAPEMMQHKGPAKCYNSEEEAIAAITGGKVVAGDVVVIRYEGPKGGPGMREMLSPTSAIIGMGLGSSVALLTDGRFSGATRGASIGHVSPEAAMGGTIALVQDGDMIEIDIPARVLRVDVSDAELERRKATWQPPEQHLTGYLKRYAQHVTSGAKGAVFED from the coding sequence ATGCGTTCTGATTTGATCAAAGAGGGACCCAGCAGAGCCCCCCATCGTTCGTTACTGCGTGCTCTGGGTATTGATGATCTGGAGATGAAGCGGCCGTTCGTTGCCGTGGTGAACTCCAAGAGCGACTACATTCCCGGCCACATGCACTTGGACAAGATCGCCGAGCAGGTGAAGGCGGGTATCCGCAACGCCGGCGGCGTGCCTTTTGAATTTAACACCATCGGCGTTTGCGACGGTATCGCCATGAATCACAAGGGTATGAAGTATTCTCTGTGCTCCCGTGAGCTGATCGCTGACAGCATTGAGGTGATGCTCACCGCGCACCCGCTGGACGCCATTGTGTTTATCCCTAATTGTGACAAGATCGTGCCCGGTATGCTGCTGGCTGCCTGCCGACTGAACCTGCCCTGTATCTTCATCAGCGGCGGTCCCATGCTGCCCGGCAAGAGCGCCGTCACCGGCGGGCGTATCGGCCTGTCCGAGCAGTTTGAGTATGTGGGCGCCAATGCAGTGGGCAAAATGAGCGACCAGATTTTGGAGAGCTGTGCCTATACCGCCTGCCCCACCTGCGGCAGCTGCTCCGGTATGTACACCGCCAATTCCATGAACTGCCTGACGGAGACCATCGGCATGTCCCTGCCCGGCTCCGGTACCATTCCGGCTGTAATGAGCGCTCGTCTGCGCCTGGCGAAAGAGGCCGGTGAGCGGGTAATGGATCTGCTGAAAGAGGACATTAAGCCCTCGGATATTATTACGGAGAAAGCCATTGAGAACGCCATGCGCACAGATATGGCCATCGGCTGCTCCACCAACACCATTTTGCATTTGACGGCCATTGCCCATGCGGCAGGCCATGATATTGACCTGGCCCGGCTGGACGCTTACGGCAGAAAGACCCCCCAGATCTGCAAGCTGAATCCGGCCTCCTCCGTGTTTATTACGGATCTGAACGATGTGGGCGGTATTTCCGCAGTGATGAAAGAACTGGCCAAAGGCGGTATGATCAATACCGATTGCCTGACCGTCAGCGGCACGGTACAGGATCGACTGGACGCCGCGCCGGACGCCGACGGTGAGATTATTCACACCCTGGAGGCACCGTTCTCTGCAGACGGCGGTATCGCTGTGCTGACCGGCAACCTGGCAGAAGACGGCGCTGTGGTGAAGAAGGGCGCTGTTGCACCGGAGATGATGCAGCACAAAGGCCCGGCCAAGTGCTATAATTCCGAAGAAGAGGCCATTGCGGCCATTACCGGCGGCAAAGTGGTTGCCGGTGATGTGGTAGTCATTCGCTATGAAGGACCCAAGGGCGGCCCCGGTATGCGTGAGATGCTGTCTCCCACCTCTGCCATTATCGGCATGGGGCTTGGTTCCTCGGTTGCACTGCTGACGGATGGCCGGTTCTCCGGTGCCACCCGCGGCGCTTCCATTGGCCATGTGAGTCCGGAGGCGGCTATGGGCGGTACCATCGCTTTGGTACAGGACGGCGATATGATCGAGATTGATATTCCTGCGCGCGTGCTGCGGGTAGATGTGTCCGATGCGGAGTTGGAGCGGCGTAAGGCCACCTGGCAGCCGCCGGAGCAGCACCTGACCGGCTACCTGAAGCGGTATGCCCAGCATGTGACCAGCGGCGCTAAGGGCGCAGTGTTTGAGGACTGA
- a CDS encoding sortase, protein MKKDGTAGKGRALLRHLAVVLVFVLAAALVFTPIWVLGGRYAVSAVHDVQAKLPRADSDLQLTEQYDPQPNTFGIVEGATVTGGMHFGRLECSQIGLDCPVYYGANRVCLRAGAAASTAYGLPGYGKSTVVTGYNTTVFRNLAQLKKGNLIDFSTNWGHFSYRVTARQVLTSDESVDVSVVDKEKLILFCTYPQSPFGNLADQRLYVFCEKASGPAVEVSTDD, encoded by the coding sequence ATGAAAAAAGACGGGACGGCCGGTAAAGGGCGTGCGCTGCTGCGCCACCTGGCGGTGGTGCTGGTGTTTGTGCTGGCAGCTGCGCTGGTGTTTACGCCGATATGGGTGTTGGGTGGGCGCTATGCGGTGTCTGCCGTGCATGATGTGCAGGCCAAGTTGCCCCGGGCAGACAGCGACTTGCAGCTGACGGAGCAGTACGACCCCCAGCCCAATACCTTTGGAATCGTAGAGGGTGCCACGGTGACCGGCGGTATGCACTTCGGTCGGCTGGAATGCAGCCAAATTGGGCTGGATTGCCCGGTGTATTATGGCGCCAATCGGGTGTGCCTGCGTGCCGGTGCGGCCGCGTCTACGGCTTATGGTTTGCCGGGTTACGGCAAGTCTACCGTTGTCACCGGGTACAATACAACGGTGTTCCGGAACTTGGCACAGCTGAAAAAAGGCAATCTCATCGACTTTTCCACCAACTGGGGGCACTTCTCCTACCGGGTTACGGCCCGCCAGGTGCTCACCTCGGACGAATCCGTAGATGTGTCTGTGGTGGACAAGGAAAAGCTGATCCTCTTTTGTACCTATCCCCAGTCGCCCTTTGGCAACTTGGCGGATCAGCGGCTGTATGTGTTTTGTGAAAAGGCCTCCGGCCCGGCTGTGGAGGTGAGCACCGATGATTAA
- a CDS encoding ABC transporter ATP-binding protein produces the protein MDNDVVISVENVTMAFNLNKEKVDNLKEYVIKLLRRQLEFKKFYALQDINFQVRRGQHLGILGLNGAGKSTLLKTIVGVYKPTEGTVKKKGVIAPLLELGAGFDPNYTGKENIFLYGAILGYNREYLERKYDEIVAFSELGKFIDVPLKNYSSGMKARLGFSIATAVEPDILILDEVLSVGDARFRKKSLAKVQSMFDQGVTVLFVSHNIQQVKAICDTAILLEKGHIIASGDVDTVAAVYEEKSGKKK, from the coding sequence ATGGACAACGATGTAGTCATTTCTGTTGAAAATGTGACCATGGCCTTTAACCTGAATAAGGAAAAGGTGGACAACTTAAAGGAATATGTGATCAAGCTGTTAAGGCGTCAGCTGGAATTCAAGAAGTTTTATGCCTTGCAGGATATTAACTTCCAGGTACGCCGGGGCCAGCATTTGGGCATTTTGGGCCTGAACGGTGCCGGTAAATCCACACTGCTCAAGACCATTGTAGGCGTATACAAGCCTACGGAGGGCACTGTGAAAAAGAAAGGCGTGATTGCGCCTTTGCTGGAGCTGGGCGCCGGCTTTGACCCCAACTACACCGGTAAGGAAAATATTTTCCTGTACGGTGCCATTCTGGGCTACAACCGAGAGTATTTGGAGAGAAAATATGACGAGATTGTGGCATTCTCCGAGCTGGGCAAGTTTATTGACGTGCCGCTGAAGAACTATTCTTCCGGTATGAAAGCCCGCTTGGGCTTTTCCATTGCCACGGCCGTGGAGCCGGATATTCTGATTTTGGATGAGGTGCTGTCCGTAGGTGACGCCCGTTTCCGCAAAAAGAGTTTGGCTAAGGTCCAGTCTATGTTTGATCAGGGCGTGACCGTGCTGTTCGTATCTCATAATATTCAGCAGGTGAAGGCCATTTGCGACACAGCTATTTTGCTGGAGAAAGGGCATATTATTGCCTCCGGCGATGTGGATACCGTGGCTGCCGTGTATGAGGAAAAATCCGGCAAAAAGAAATAA
- a CDS encoding fibronectin type III domain-containing protein, with product MTKKTISLFLAICLLMTTLTILPTTAFAKSYADQLRDKGFPESYISKLVSLHNKYPKWDFQPLKTGLNFTAAVKAERSPHSKQLIERQSSLSAAYYCSCASCKNKPQEGSSWYSASQNAVMHYMDPRNFFDEKHIFQFESTAYNAKQTKAGVETILSPTWMHNSLINYLTTNGKTRKNYDSKTKYSDAILAAAKNSGMSAYYLASKIVQEVGSTKATTGGASGNRAPFIGIYNYYNIGAYSGAMDGLEWAAGYLRLEENATIYSNYKNGKVSGTKTKAKKGQYMVWRANAGKYYRVRLYKDKGGSYTTGTSGYVPKSVCRTKYFSYGRPWSNPYKSIYNGATYIANGFSKTQNTGYLQKFNVAPGTAEKHSHEYMANVQAAASESVTTYNAYKSAKILNTAKTFIIPVYSGMPASTANVNHISTSTSGSTTTTTAAKNRVTGLTLTGRTQTNLTYKWNKVSGATKYYIDITNKTKGTNFSKTVTGTSATLHNLTDTEEYAVRVRAYVKGKYGPYSAYNTKHCLPGKVSGAKVKSRSVASVALQWSKKAGADGYYIYRYDTKSKKTTKVATIKGNKTTGTVSKLNANTAYTFQVAAYTTDSSTKTGAKSSKVSTKTLTATPKISSATSPKSKKITIKWGKVACSGYQVQYSTTKNFKQNFLDFTVKESATSKTFSTYRAKTTYYVRMRSYRTEGKKKVYSAWSATKSVKVK from the coding sequence ATGACAAAAAAAACGATTAGCCTTTTTTTGGCAATTTGTCTGTTAATGACCACTTTAACAATATTACCGACAACTGCCTTTGCCAAGAGTTATGCCGACCAGTTACGGGACAAAGGCTTCCCGGAAAGCTATATCAGCAAGCTGGTAAGCCTGCACAATAAGTACCCCAAATGGGATTTTCAGCCGCTGAAGACCGGGCTGAATTTCACCGCTGCCGTTAAAGCAGAGCGCTCCCCTCACTCTAAGCAACTGATTGAGCGTCAGTCTTCTCTGTCGGCCGCCTATTACTGCAGCTGCGCCTCCTGCAAGAACAAGCCCCAGGAAGGCTCCAGCTGGTACTCTGCCTCTCAAAACGCGGTGATGCACTATATGGATCCCCGCAACTTCTTTGATGAGAAGCATATTTTCCAGTTTGAATCCACCGCATATAATGCCAAGCAAACCAAAGCCGGGGTGGAGACCATTCTCTCCCCCACCTGGATGCACAATTCCCTGATCAACTACCTGACCACCAACGGCAAGACTCGCAAGAACTACGACAGCAAGACCAAGTATTCCGACGCGATTTTGGCCGCCGCAAAAAACAGCGGTATGAGCGCCTATTATCTGGCCTCCAAAATCGTACAGGAGGTGGGTAGTACCAAAGCCACCACCGGCGGCGCCAGCGGCAACCGTGCGCCGTTTATCGGTATTTACAACTACTACAATATCGGCGCTTACAGCGGCGCGATGGACGGGCTGGAATGGGCTGCCGGGTATCTGCGCCTGGAGGAGAACGCCACCATTTACTCTAACTATAAAAACGGCAAGGTCAGCGGCACCAAGACCAAGGCTAAAAAAGGTCAGTATATGGTATGGCGCGCCAATGCGGGCAAATACTACCGGGTGCGCCTGTACAAAGATAAGGGTGGCAGTTACACCACCGGCACCTCCGGCTATGTGCCCAAAAGTGTCTGCCGCACCAAGTACTTTAGCTACGGCCGTCCCTGGAGCAATCCCTACAAGTCCATTTACAACGGCGCAACATACATAGCAAACGGCTTCTCCAAAACCCAAAACACCGGCTATCTGCAAAAGTTCAATGTAGCCCCCGGCACGGCAGAGAAGCACAGCCACGAATACATGGCCAATGTACAGGCGGCGGCTTCTGAGTCTGTTACCACCTATAACGCCTATAAATCGGCTAAAATTCTGAACACGGCCAAAACCTTTATTATTCCCGTGTACAGCGGTATGCCCGCTTCCACTGCGAATGTGAACCACATTTCCACTTCTACCTCCGGCAGCACCACGACCACCACAGCAGCCAAGAACCGGGTCACCGGACTGACTCTGACCGGGCGCACCCAGACCAACTTAACATACAAGTGGAACAAGGTATCCGGCGCCACCAAATACTATATCGACATTACCAACAAAACCAAGGGTACCAACTTCTCCAAAACCGTCACCGGCACCAGCGCCACCCTGCACAACCTGACAGATACCGAGGAGTACGCCGTGCGGGTGCGAGCCTATGTAAAAGGCAAATACGGCCCTTACAGCGCCTACAACACCAAACACTGCCTACCCGGTAAAGTCAGCGGTGCTAAGGTAAAAAGCCGTTCTGTGGCCTCTGTGGCTCTCCAGTGGAGCAAAAAGGCCGGTGCCGACGGCTACTATATCTATCGCTACGACACCAAATCCAAAAAAACAACCAAGGTAGCTACGATCAAAGGTAACAAAACCACCGGCACCGTCAGCAAGCTGAATGCTAACACCGCCTACACCTTCCAGGTGGCAGCGTACACCACAGACAGTAGCACCAAGACCGGCGCCAAAAGCAGCAAGGTCAGCACCAAAACACTGACCGCCACCCCAAAGATCAGCTCCGCTACCTCGCCTAAGTCTAAGAAGATCACGATTAAGTGGGGCAAGGTCGCGTGCAGCGGCTACCAGGTGCAATACTCCACCACCAAGAACTTTAAGCAGAATTTTCTGGACTTTACGGTAAAGGAGAGCGCCACCTCCAAGACCTTCTCCACCTACCGGGCCAAGACCACCTACTATGTGCGTATGCGTTCCTACCGCACCGAGGGCAAGAAAAAAGTCTACTCCGCCTGGAGCGCCACCAAGTCCGTTAAAGTGAAATAA
- a CDS encoding helix-turn-helix domain-containing protein, with protein sequence MNNATKQQNSSNAREGNGLPAMLTRLRENAGMTQEEASKLFEVNRSTYAYYETGKSHPKYPLLCKIAHAYEVSTDYLLGMKSAASNTADTLHDAGVAYDANNEQPSSYLKGQINDGIAELSNVERMVLFRLRIMDKEDQNGILNFINCLGELNKEEWETLFRLCVIDKENQKKVLDFIKSL encoded by the coding sequence ATGAACAACGCAACAAAACAACAAAATTCCAGCAATGCGAGAGAGGGCAACGGCCTGCCGGCCATGCTGACTCGTCTGCGTGAGAACGCAGGTATGACCCAAGAGGAGGCCTCTAAGCTATTTGAAGTAAATCGCAGCACTTATGCGTATTATGAGACTGGAAAGAGCCACCCCAAATACCCCCTGCTGTGTAAGATTGCCCATGCCTATGAGGTGAGCACGGACTACCTGCTGGGCATGAAAAGCGCTGCAAGCAACACCGCAGATACGCTGCATGATGCAGGCGTGGCTTATGATGCCAATAACGAGCAGCCCTCCAGCTATTTGAAGGGCCAGATCAATGACGGTATTGCCGAGCTTAGTAATGTAGAGCGCATGGTACTGTTTCGTCTGCGGATTATGGACAAAGAGGATCAGAATGGCATCCTCAACTTTATCAACTGCTTGGGCGAGTTGAACAAAGAGGAGTGGGAGACCCTGTTCCGTCTGTGCGTGATAGACAAAGAGAATCAGAAGAAAGTCCTTGACTTTATCAAGAGCCTGTAA
- a CDS encoding TatD family hydrolase: MENAPIFDTHAHYDDPQFDPDREQLLRRLPDQGVVGVVSCGCDLPSSLQNQALSRQYPWFYFAAGFHPENLEGADLEDIERLRPLLADPKCVAVGEIGLDYHWMASDKDTQTAFFRRQIQLAKEVDKPIIVHDREAHGDTLELLQALQPKGVVHCFSGSKEMAKEIIKLGMYIGLNGVATFKNARKALEVVETIPLERLVLETDCPYLAPEPCRGQRNNSALIPHIAARIGQVLGLSAQAVLRQTAENARALYGLQV, from the coding sequence ATGGAAAACGCTCCGATTTTTGACACCCACGCCCATTATGACGATCCTCAATTTGACCCGGATCGGGAGCAGCTGCTCCGCCGGCTGCCCGACCAAGGCGTGGTGGGTGTGGTCAGCTGTGGCTGTGATCTGCCCTCCTCCCTGCAAAATCAGGCGCTGAGCCGCCAATATCCCTGGTTTTACTTTGCCGCCGGGTTCCACCCGGAGAATTTGGAAGGCGCCGATTTAGAGGACATAGAGCGCCTACGGCCGCTGCTGGCGGACCCCAAGTGCGTGGCGGTTGGCGAGATCGGCTTGGACTACCACTGGATGGCCAGCGACAAAGACACGCAAACGGCCTTTTTTCGCCGTCAGATCCAGCTGGCAAAGGAAGTGGACAAACCCATTATCGTACACGACCGGGAAGCCCATGGCGACACGCTGGAGCTGCTGCAAGCTTTGCAGCCCAAAGGCGTGGTTCACTGTTTCTCCGGCAGCAAGGAAATGGCAAAGGAGATCATCAAACTGGGCATGTACATCGGCCTGAACGGTGTGGCCACCTTTAAGAACGCCCGCAAAGCGCTGGAGGTGGTGGAAACGATCCCCTTAGAACGCCTGGTGTTGGAAACGGACTGTCCTTACCTGGCGCCGGAGCCTTGCCGCGGGCAGCGCAATAACTCTGCTCTGATCCCCCACATTGCCGCACGCATTGGGCAGGTGCTGGGACTGTCTGCCCAGGCTGTTCTGCGCCAAACGGCAGAGAACGCCCGCGCACTGTACGGTCTGCAAGTCTAA